From Betta splendens chromosome 3, fBetSpl5.4, whole genome shotgun sequence, the proteins below share one genomic window:
- the tshz3b gene encoding teashirt homolog 3b: MPRRKQQAPRRAAAYVPEDEKEAALLDEDLDGDDSAQEGEEPAAKFLCQDKDFLLKDRPGSTGFHDSPNAADFSGQEMDSESHLSESSDRMSDFESSSLKNEDDVALSKDPSNALSLSSSSSILAGSHAIAPGSGDEAVLTATGSVADSLEKMKAIYTSFLTNSYWSTLNLNLSQPPAEKPPRSHSSSSSSSSSSSCGSGGYDWHQTAMAKTLQQASQNHHNRLSLVQHPTVAVSTASTEPNLFSTVQLYRQSSKLYGSIFTGASKFRCKDCSAAYDTLVELTVHMNETGHYRDDNHETDSEGAKRWSKPRKRSLLEMEGKEDAQKVLKCMYCGHSFESLQDLSVHMIKTKHYQKVPLKEPVTPVAAKIISTARKRAPIDIDIPSSPDSNGGTTPKPTSLNDTNDILQKVSNPYITPNNRYGHQNGASYAWQFESRKSQILKCMECGSSHDTLQELTAHMMVTGHFIKVTNSAIKKGKPIIESPTPVSISNAAAEEKVQSVPLAATTFSPPPAPVPPPSSISPSAMAVEIKKEEKEEECTKESIMNNGNGINKEKKPGSEEEDEKFDVSSKYSYLTEEDLEESPKGGLDILKSLENTVTSAINKAQNGSPSWGGYPSIHAAYQLPNIMKLSLGNSGKSSPLKYMFPGGEILSPTGKSQPLISPPSCQTSPLPKNNFHAMEELVKKVTEKVAKVEEKMREPSCGVRGSPVRRITPSPCNSEAGDSARGESPKENRAGNCKTPEATSTVEKGAGDASGASHKDSNGDQSINESVENGVESTAVTPPLPASLCGSTAIITDHPPPEQPFVNPLSALQSVMNVHLGKAAKPALPSLDPMSMLFKMSNSLAEKAAVAASTPPAQTKKPSNDHLDRYFYQQHLNNDQPIDLTKGKHADKNNGSGSLGSTALSSTTSTPSSVSPPSAVTMTKASAAVASFMSTSPLRENALSDISDMLRNLTESQVVSKSSTPTSQSERSEIEGVTQEETEDISPAQKRKGRQSNWNPQHLLILQAQFASSLRQTSDGKYMMSDLSPQERMHISRFTGLSMTTISHWLANVKYQLRRTGGTKFLKNLDSGHPVFFCSDCASQIRSPSTYVSHLESHLGFRLRDLSKLSGEQLLSHISQHHHQQRHAKGLSEKLLSNLHSSSHHLPSSLATSLPSSLPISLPSSLTASRPLNESPSPSHEEDDSGAMYQCKLCNRTFASKHAVKLHLSKTHGKSPEDHLLFVCELDKQ, translated from the coding sequence CATACGTCCCTGAAGATGAAAAGGAAGCAGCCCTGTTGGATGAAGACCTGGATGGAGATGACTCAGCTCAGGAAGGGGAGGAACCGGCTGCCAAATTCTTGTGTCAGGACAAGGATTTCCTTCTCAAAGACAGGCCAGGATCCACTGGATTCCACGACTCCCCCAATGCTGCTGACTTTTCAGGGCAGGAGATGGACAGTGAGTCTCACCTGAGTGAATCCAGCGATAGAATGTCTGACTTTGAGAGCTCCTCACTAAAAAATGAGGATGATGTTGCGCTTTCTAAAGATCCCTCAAATGCCCTTTCCctgtcatcctcctcttccataCTGGCTGGTTCCCATGCCATTGCCCCAGGAAGTGGAGATGAGGCCGTCTTAACAGCTACAGGGTCTGTGGCTGACAGCCTGGAGAAAATGAAGGCCATCTACACCTCGTTCCTGACCAACTCCTATTGGTCTACACTGAATCTGAACCTGAGCCAGCCACCTGCTGAAAAACCCCCACGCAGTCacagcagtagcagtagcagtagcagcagtagcagctgtgGAAGCGGAGGGTATGACTGGCACCAGACAGCCATGGCCAAAACTCTCCAGCaggcatcacagaaccaccacaACAGACTGAGTCTGGTACAACATCCCACAGTGGCTGTATCCACAGCATCTACGGAGCCTAACCTCTTTAGCACTGTCCAGCTATACCGCCAGAGCTCCAAGCTCTATGGCTCTATATTCACCGGTGCCAGCAAATTTCGCTGCAAGGACTGCAGTGCCGCTTATGACACACTAGTAGAGCTCACAGTGCACATGAATGAAACAGGCCACTACCGAGATGATAACCACGAGACGGATAGTGAAGGTGCTAAACGGTGGTCTAAGCCCAGAAAGCGTTCTCTGCTGGAGATGGAGGGGAAGGAAGATGCACAGAAAGTTTTGAAATGCATGTACTGTGGGCACTCCTTTGAATCCCTTCAGGACCTAAGTGTCCATATGATCAAGACAAAACACTACCAGAAAGTGCCTCTGAAAGAGCCTGTGACACCAGTGGCAGCTAAGATCATCTCCACAGCCCGGAAAAGAGCCCCTATTGACATAGACATCCCGAGCTCTCCGGACTCCAATGGAGGCACAACACCTAAGCCGACCTCCCTCAATGACACTAATGATATACTCCAAAAGGTTAGTAACCCTTACATCACACCTAACAACCGCTACGGACACCAGAATGGTGCAAGCTATGCCTGGCAGTTTGAGTCGCGGAAGTCACAGATTCTCAAATGTATGGAGTGTGGCAGCTCCCATGACACACTGCAAGAGCTAACGGCTCACATGATGGTGACTGGACACTTTATTAAAGTCACCAACTCAGCTATTAAGAAAGGTAAACCCATTATAGAGTCACCCACGCCAGTGTCTATATcaaatgcagcagctgaagaaaaGGTCCAGTCTGTCCCCCTGGCTGCCACAACCTTCTCTCCACCACCTGCTCCAGTGCCACCTCCAAGCAGTATCTCCCCCAGTGCCATGGCTGTGGAGataaagaaggaggagaaggaggaggagtgtaCTAAAGAATCAATCATGAACAATGGTAACGGTATCAACAAGGAGAAAAAGCcaggcagtgaggaagaggatgagaagTTTGATGTTTCTTCAAAATACAGTTATCTCACTGAAGAGGATCTGGAAGAAAGTCCCAAAGGGGGCCTTGATATCCTTAAATCCTTGGAGAACACAGTCACTTCAGCCATCAACAAGGCCCAGAACGGCTCTCCAAGTTGGGGTGGATACCCCAGCATACATGCTGCCTACCAGCTACCGAACATAATGAAGCTCTCTCTAGGCAACTCTGGTAAGAGCTCTCCTCTTAAATATATGTTCCCCGGAGGGGAGATCCTCTCTCCAACTGGAAAGAGTCAGCCTCTTATCTCTCCACCCAGTTGCCAAACATCTCCACTTCCCAAAAATAACTTCCACGCTATGGAAGAGCTGGTGAAGAAAGTCACGGAGAAAGTTGCCAAGGTagaggagaaaatgagagagCCCAGTTGTGGTGTAAGGGGATCTCCTGTGAGACGTATCACGCCTTCACCTTGCAACAGCGAGGCAGGAGACTCAGCTCGAGGAGAGTCCCCCAAAGAAAATAGAGctggaaactgtaaaactcCTGAGGCTACAAGTACAGTGGAAAAGGGAGCAGGGGATGCAAGTGGGGCCAGTCACAAAGATTCAAATGGAGATCAATCCATAAATGAGTCTGTGGAGAATGGAGTTGAGTCCACTGCTGTGACACCTCCACTGCCCGCCTCCTTATGTGGCAGTACAGCGATCATCACAGATCATCCACCTCCAGAACAGCCATTTGTCAATCCTCTCAGTGCTCTGCAGTCAGTAATGAACGTCCACCTGGGCAAGGCTGCTAAGCCTGCCCTGCCCTCCCTTGACCCCATGAGCATGCTGTTCAAGATGAGCAACAGCCtagcagagaaagcagcagtgGCTGCTTCAACCCCACCAGCACAGACCAAAAAGCCCAGTAATGACCACTTAGACCGTTACTTCTACCAGCAACATCTAAATAATGACCAACCAATCGATCTCACCAAAGGCAAACATGCTGACAAAAACAATGGTAGTGGATCATTGGGTTCAACAGCTCTATCATCCACTACTTCCACCCCATCCTCTGTTTCTCCCCCCTCTGCTGTCACTATGACCAAAGCTTCAGCTGCAGTGGCTTCCTTCATGTCCACATCTCCTTTGAGGGAAAATGCCCTGTCAGACATTTCTGACATGCTGAGGAACCTGACAGAAAGTCAGGTTGTCTCTAAGTCCTCCACACCCACCAGCCAGTCTGAACGTTCCGAGATTGAAGGTGTCACACAAGAGGAAACGGAAGATATTTCACCAGCCCAGAAACGTAAAGGCCGCCAGTCAAACTGGAATCCTCAACACCTCCTCATTTTACAAGCCCAGTTTGCTTCCAGTCTAAGACAAACAAGTGATGGCAAGTACATGATGTCAGACCTCAGTCCACAGGAGAGAATGCACATTTCCCGTTTTACTGGCCTCTCAATGACTACAATATCTCATTGGTTGGCTAATGTCAAATACCAGCTAAGGAGAACCGGTGGTACCAAGTTCTTGAAAAACTTGGATTCGGGTCACCCAGTTTTTTTCTGCAGTGACTGCGCCTCTCAGATCCGTTCACCGTCCACCTATGTCAGCCATCTGGAATCTCATTTGGGCTTTCGCCTGCGAGACCTGTCCAAGCTTTCTGGTGAGCAGCTGCTCAGCCACATATCCC